cacatgtggCTGGCACTTGTACAACACTGGATGAAAGCGAAATTTAATTTAGTTTACGATATTTGCTCTTAACTGTTTATCAAGAATTTGGTGAGCGAGTTAATCTTCAGCTTGCGGAGCATTTTCTCCCACTAAACTAGCTGGGCTTCGTGAAAATGGATAATTTTCGCGACGACGAACTACTGCTCGCGCATCGATTTGTTGGAATTATCGATCAGACAATTGTACTTTTACGATCCAATTTGTCAGCGAAACGTGTACCCATACCTGCCAACAATCTTTCACTTTTGCCTTGTTTGAGCGCAATTGAGGAAACGATGCAATGTTATTATAACCAGAGGATCGATGTAACCGTAGTCATTATTTATTCACAGAAAATGTGCATCGCTCTGTTGGATGttgcaattttgaaaaaaaaaaaaaaaaaaacataaaaaaagcaTAATCTTAGTCATCGCGCGTTTTCCACGAAATAGCTCATCCTCTCGCATACTTATAGTCAAACGTAAACACCTCTCCGCATCAGCTCCAGCGAGCTCCTGCTCTCCTGTGCGCTATTTAGAAATCTCGCGACTCTCTCCCTACCTAGGTAGCCGCTATACACACAAACACCGTATAGAAGCAGCTTATCTCTCATCGGCGCCTAGTCGGGATCGAATCTAGTCGAATCAGGCCGGTACACGACATCGTGCCGACTTCGGCCGTTCTCGTGCGGACTCGTGAGCGCGCGATCGGCGATCACTATATACTGCAATAGTTACTGACAACAACGTGGCAGCATGTGCGCCGCCGCGGCTCTATATTTTGCTCTTGTCACTTGCGCGACTCGGCCGCGGTGTGAATGCAGTGCAGCGaggaaagaaaataatattcgCATATGCTGCCAGCAGACGAGTTGACCTGACGTCGTCGTCTTCTCTCATCGGCGAGAGGTTATTTTACGCTAATATTCTGCAGTGCGTGTGTATTACATGTGTGTTGCACCGTCGTGATTTTTTCGTGTGCTCAGCTGACTGATACAAAGGAAGGGAATGATAATGACGTAATCGCTATGTGGCATTAGCATAAACTCGCATATTTACCTTGCGCCTGCACTAATGTCTCTCTGGCTCTCACTTGGTCTTTGCTTTTCGTTGCACTCGACTTTTCACGCGCAAACGTTTGACAAGGTTATAACACACACTGACTGAGACTGCAGGCTCTTGGCTGTCCGCACAACAGTTCACAGCtgtttgttgttttttttggCATTAGCCTTATCAGCTGCTTTCTCGTATCACTACCAAGTCTCTTGGCGGTATATAACAGGGGTCCAAGATGAAGCGCAAGTCTGACAGGGAGAGGAATGTCATGGAGGAAGCTGGCGAGGCTAACGGCCTCCTAATAGAGCATGGAGATATCAAGGGTGACGAGACCAATATTGCCATACTGCTGTTTCTGTACCTGCTGCAGGGAATACCACTGGGGCTTTGCAGCGCCATTCCTATGATTCTTCAGAACCATGGAGTGTCGTACAAACAACAGGTAAGTGTTGATGATGAAGATGCAAatgatgaaatattattaaaatgtgtCACTTTGTTTTTTCGCAGGCTGAATTCAGTTTTGTAATATGGCCATTTTCCTTGAAGCTACTCTGGGCTCCAATAGTCGATTCAGTATTTATTTCCAAGTTTGGCAGGAGGAAAACATGGCTACTACCAGTTCAATACCTGATGGGCATTTTCATGTTGTATTTGTCAGGCCATGTAGATCGTTGGTTAGGCAACGAGGAAGGCAGTCAATTGAACATTGAGCTGTTGACTGTCCTCTTCTTCTTATTGAATGTTCTTGCTGCAACGCAAGATATTGTTGTAGATGGCTGGGCTCTAACAATGTTAAAGAGGTGTGTGTTAAATTCAGGATCTGTACCCACATCAATGTCTCTCAGAAACTTATTACAACTTGAATACTGATTACAGGTGTAATGTTGGTTATGCTTCAACTTGTAACAGCGTTGGACAAACAGCTGGATTTTTCCTAGGTTACGTACTTTTTATGGCTTTCGAGTCAGCAGACTTTTGCAATAAATACTTAAGATCAGTGCCCTTGGAGCAGGGAATGGTTACTTTGCCTGGTGAgcatttttaataacatttaTAGCACTGGGTGGCATAAATCCGCATctatgtcacgcctatccgtggcataaATATTCCATTATTGCACCGTGCTGGTCGCCCTCGCTAAGCTCGGGCGCTAACTGCACGGTGCAAAAATGGACTGTTTaggccacggataggcgtgacagcggatttatgctagtcagtgctataaaatagcgTACGATACTcgtggcataaatagtccGATACGGCACGGCGTTTAGCTCCCTCGCTACGCTTGGGTGCTAATACACGCCGTGCCGTAATGAACTATTTATGCcacttgtatcgtaatatactataaaacaatatttggTATCCAAGAGTATTATGATCAATAAATTGTTTCTTTCAGGATTCTTGTATTTCTGGGGCTGTGTGTTTGTTGTTGTGACCACACTCATTGGTATATTCAAGCACGAGAATCCAGATAATAGtccaaaaagtgaaaatatgaatatatCGACAGCATACCATCTACTGTGGAGAACAGTAAAATTACCTAACATCAAGCTCATGGTGCTGATTTTACTAACTGCAAAAGTAatgaataaatttgaaaaaataaacacataATTTATGTTGAAATTCTAAacattttccatatttttttattctagaTTGGCTTCTCAGCAAGCGATGCCGTAACTGGCTTGAAGATGGTAGAAGCAGGCATTCCAAAAGAAAAGTTTGCTCTCATGGCTGTGCCAATGATACCTCTGCAAATTGTCTTGCCAATATTCATATCCAGATACACTGCAGGACCCAAGCCAATGGATATTTACTTAAAAGCAATGCCCTATAGGTAACTTATTATTAATTAGCTTTGCATATTTATAACCctgatttttatttgaatactGCTTTTAGATTAATGTTTGGATTGGTGGCAGCCTTTCTAGTCTGGATTACTCCACAGTTTGTACGACATGGAGAAGTACCTGCATACTACTTTGTATTATTAGTCGTTTTGTATCTCCTTCATCaggtaaatattaaattacggctatttaaaaacacgttatTGCGCAATATTACATTTAAACggttcaatttattttcgcAGGTTTGCACAAGTTGTATGTTTGTCGCGTCAATGGCTTTCTTTGCAAGAGTTAGTGACCCGGCTGTTGGTGGAACTTATATGACCTTCTTGAATACTTTGTGTAATCTCGGTGGAAACTGGCCATCTACAGCAGCGCTATATTTTGTTGATGCTTTAACTTTTAGGCAATGTAGCAATGATCCTACAAATGACTGTAGTACTGCAGATGAAAAAGAAGTATGTCTCAGCATCaccaaaaaatatatcaatatattGTAGAGccaaaaatcattaatttttgttcACTCTATTCTTTCAGACTTGTACGAGAACTGATGGCGTGTGCAATATGCGGCTGGATGGGTACTATATCGAAAGTTTCCTTTGCGTTATCATTGGTTATTTGTGGCTAAGATGGGGAAGGAGAAAAATACAACATTTACAGCACATGCCATTGTCCAGTTGGAAAGTAGTTCGGCAAAAACATTGAGTTGTCCAGGTGACGCtaggaaaaaattattttctcaaGGTTTCACATTTGTTGAAACTTGAACTAGAAAaattgtatacatatacatccGAGATGGTGTGCATTGAATATGTGGACATTTGTTTATACACGCGATTGTTTGAGGTTGCACAAAATTTTGTATCAAGTATCCTACGATTTTAATAGTGCGATAGGTTTTTGGCACATTTGAAATCTTCCAATCCAGTACTTTCACTCTGTCAaggatttttttctaattgcATTAGAACTGTTGTAAATAATCGTTCTGTTGTTAGATAATATACGTCTAACAAAAAAACGCATACCAACATTTTGTAGGTAGAGGGAATTGTTGAGAATTTTTCCTAGAAATGTAAGTTTtcttatttacaatttaaagaAAGTTTCTGGTGAATTGAACACTGTATTTGCGGAGATCTGTGATTAatctttttattgaaaaatttttctagacgataatgaatttatttatatgattAAAATTGTTGGCTTGATTTTGagttttattgttattacaGTTATATTAATACTActgtcaaaaatataattatggGCAAACAGGACAGATtgaatttgtataaaaatgagAATTGGCAGAAAATGATCAGCAGCTATTTAAATTAAAGATTATACAAATTTCACaaatgtacaataaaaagACTGTtacaaaatagttttttttttatccagattcaaatgaattttaatgaatgttGTAAATACTAGTCTTCTTTATTCTACTTTTGCAAGGAATAAAACTGCAAAACACGATTAAGATCATAATTTAGACTGTATgctttattttcgtatacCTGAAATTCACAGTCTTGATGAAAATTTTCAGTGATTTTTCAATTAGTTATAAGGTCATTGGAGTAAAAAATTGTGCTCACACATTCCATTAAATTATATCAtctatagttttttttttaaataaagcataCAGTTGAGAGTTCAACACGAAACCTAATAATTCGCTATAAgtaatatacataaatatatgatcATGTAAATATATGGTGTAAAGTACTGCCCtcataaagcttttttattatctatatCTCTAGAAAATCTAAATAGTGACAGTTTGTAATGTAACATTCGagttgtaaaatatttttaaaacgatTGAAAAACAGCATGTATGCGTTTGACACACAAGTGTTTCGAAAATCGACATGAATggcgaataaataatttttcagcaTAAcggtatatttttttcattattataccCATAAGCAGCGACTCGTTATTACGAATTGCACGTTTTGTACTTTgggaaagaaaatttatagaaaattgcgttttttttattgcgcAACTACAGCTCCAGAAGGAAGCAAACCGCAAGAAACAGCTTAAAAGCGTTCTCCTACGCCGCGAGAGATAAGCGATCCTCTTGCTCCAGACGCAGGCAGTAAAGAGCCCGACTGCGCaacgaagaaaaaagcgagcgagcgagcacgTGAGAagcatgaaaaacaaaaaataaataaaatgccgaaaaaaaaagaaggaagcgCCTGTATAGCCGAAGACAAAGAATACAGCGATAAAGGGGAAACGTAACGCGGAGTGATGAGAAGGCGGAGATTATATCGCGCCCCGCGTCAGACATgcacgtgtatatatagatatgtatATGAATGAGGTAAAGGTGAGCAACGGACAAACGAGTCGCTATTATTGTGAGGCCAGGTTGACTTTGGCAGAGTAGGCGATTATCGTCATTACGCgtgattctctctctctcttttcctgcAGGTGCGCCTGGACACGTGTGTGTTAGTACGAGTTTATGCCGCAGTATCGACAGAGTATCGATAGATATATACCTTCTTCATTCTTTTTATGCGTCTGCACACAGTGCGGAGCGCTTTAAAAATCCTGAGCGGCTATTCGcttcttatttattatattcttatagtttaaaaattcttgtaaaTAAAACGCAAATCACTTCATGGAGTGTAGTGGTTtttccaaaaatgtttttttttttattcaaacagacaaaaaaaaaacaaaaacactcCTTCAGAAAGCAATTATTCGCCATTCCGTGCCCGCGTATGCGGCTATCATGCAGCTCGGCGCAGGTGCTCCTGGACCTAACCtatagagagcgagaaagataGCGAAAGAAATTGGCGGCGCTGGCAGATGGTGCCAGCAGTATAGCGCGTACCGCGTAcggtatacacatacacgcgcacacacacacacacacacacacatatatatatatatatatatatatatatatatatatatatactcacaCGATGGAGGCGCGTCGAACTGGTGGGGAGAAGCCAAGCGCGGAGGAGAGCAAcggagcagcggcggcggcgagcagTCGTGCGAGTGCAGCGAGCGCGAGAGTCTCTGTGCTCGAGCGGACTTGCTTCTTCTTTCGGGGAAAAAAAcaagagagcgcgagagagggacggAGAGAGACGGGTCGCTGCTCTGCCGCAGTGTCGTTCGCTCTCGCGATTCTTCGGAGaagaagctgcgcgcgcggagagaaggATATACAGGCGTTCCGCGGATCGGGGTTGCCCGGGAGAGCGCGCGTGCGTCCGTAGAACGCGCACACCCCGACCACCCGTATGTACGCGTATAACGCATATATACACAACAACAGAAGTCTCTGCGAGTGTGCGAGTGTGCAACGCGCACTCGAGGGATTAGGAGAGTGTTGGGAGAGGCGTGAAAGGCGGCTAGAGCGAACGGAACCTTGAAAGAGAGACGTGGAGAGAAAGATATTCGAGCAGTGCCGTAGCTACTCGGCTCCGAAGCCCCGCTTGCTCCTCCGCAAAGGCCACATACACGCGTTCGAGCTCCGTGCGGGAGGCAGAGACCATCGAGATGCAGCATCTGCAGCAGCGTAGGAGAACACCGTCGGCAGCGCTGTAGCATGAGACAGGTGCATCAGCAGCGGACGGCCCggcgagagcagcagcagctcagcCTCTCGTGATGGCCCTCCGCCGAGAGCTACGCTCCCCTTTGTTCTCCTGAACATCCGGCGACTGCAGCTCGCTGCACCGAGGATTAAGGATAAACGGGCGAGTGCGTAAAAAACGTAGAATACGGCGTGTCCCAGGAACAAGAAGGAGgggcgagagagatagagagcgcgAGATAGGTATGGAAGGAGCCAAGTGAAGTGCGCGAGAGCAGCCTGCGGAGGGTTCGATCGGCGTCGCGCGGACCGACAGGACAGGGAGtgaaagagaggagaggacacggagcgcgcgcgcgcgtgtgtgtgtgtatgtgcatgTGTGCTGCTGCTACGGAGAGTCCActgagaaagggagagaggaTGACGGGAGGAGCGACGATGAGGCCACCGGAGAGGGCATGCTGCTGCTTCCTCCTCCTGATGCTGCTCCTGCTGGCCGAGGTAAATACTCTTTCCCTGGCACGATAGACCGCACGTAATATCTTATCTCCTGCGCGTAACCGCGACAGTAAGTCCGCGTTGCGTACTTAGATTTCGTAGTAGCGCGGCGGCGATAAAAAGTCTCGCGCGCTCCGTcatattcgaaaaaaaaaaaaaaaaaaaaagaaaatgctAATCTTACGGTCTGCGTGAACATGCAAATAGCCCCCCTCGAAATTCGCCGATCGGGAAATTTAGCGCCTTCGACGAAGATAAATAATTCATCGCGCGCTTGTTTATCGGCTTTGAGCgattctctctcgctgcttCGTCTCttcgcttatatatatatatatacacgtagaGTCGTGTCCTCTCTTCCTTTGTGCATCGGTGCGCTTGACGGAAAAGGCTCGTCTGCTGCTGCATCCTTTCTGCGGTTTAATTTTAGCGAAGGTAATCGATAGAGAGGCCGCGTCAGGTGCAAAACACGCCGCACAGCGCGATGAGTTCGGattcgtgtgtgtatacttatACCTGCTGCGTCTAACGGGTGTCATCTTATGCGGCAGCGGGTGTAGTCACACTATACTCGCgatagaaaaaaatctgtgTGTACAGTTACctatacgcgtatacacgcgcgtgtACTTTCACGCGGAGGAGCTGCAGCACAGCTCGTTACACACCTATGGGAGTTGGTATGGGAGTGGGTATACGCAAGATTATCGAATAATTTTGCGTATACCctcgtgcgtgcgtgtgtgtgtgtgtgtgtgtgtgtgggtttTGCGTCAATCGacgcagcggcagcggctgaGGATCGAACATTCTTTCGTGATAAAACGTGCATAAAGATACATAGTATCGAGAGTGTGAATTTTTTCGCTATAAACCGAAGAAGGAAAATCGATGAGCCTCGTCCAAAGGTCAGCGACTCCCTGACAATTTCACATAGTACACTCTCTCATGTACTATACTACAGCAATAATTGATGAGTAATCGGCGGATTTCGTGACACCTTAATTTTCGATATCTGCCGCCGTCTGCTCCTCTCCTTTCCCCGGTCACAAACATCGACGACTGCTATAGCATCAAGTATTAAACAACAGCGCGCGATAGAGTGCGCGCGAACAGGGGAATTCGTTTGGctatacgcgtgtgtgtattgaTTAGAATTGAATGTTTCACGAGGCTCTATACAACACTCTCGCTGACAATGTCCGAGCCTACGTAGGTGCGTTTGATCGACGAAAGAGAACAAAATATCGAACTCTGTTTGGACTTGTCCGAAAATTGTataggcacacacacacacacacacaaatgcGACTCTATTCACACATACGCACGGCacactcgcgagcgcgcgcggaagagACAACAACCGGTTAGACAAGGTGAAAAAGCAACATATAGGCagcaaaagagagagggaggatgGAAAAAAAGATCTAAGCAGGCAGCAGCATCGGTCGGACCCAATCGCACGAGGGACCGCTTATGCGCGTATGGGTGTATAATATTATGCCAAGAGGATGATCTTTCGCGCAGTTATAGCGCATGAGCGGCTTGCCGAAGCAGCAGACCAAACAAGCCAGTTTTAGCGTTGGTGGCACATCACTATATGTAGACTCGGGGCATATGTATTGTTATGAAGGCAGTGCACAGTTTTTAAGGTTAGGAGTTTAAACATTGCGCGGTAAAACGAACAGCCAATCAGATGACGAATAGAATGATTGCCATGTCTTTTTTAGaatagagagagaaggaggtgGAATACTTTCTCTTTTATAAACACAGCTCGCACCGAGAGATCTCGAAGCGAAAATCGTGCTCCAGGTGCAGATCGTCGGTCAAATACAACCAGTTTGAACGCCGtcctttactttttttttttgccaatGGACTTTATTACGCGAAAAGTAATTTTGCTATTATAGCCAGGCTCATAACGTTGGCGAAATCATTGTTATCAATCCTCGCGCGTTCTTGAATAATATCTG
The sequence above is a segment of the Nasonia vitripennis strain AsymCx chromosome 3, Nvit_psr_1.1, whole genome shotgun sequence genome. Coding sequences within it:
- the LOC100116166 gene encoding acetyl-coenzyme A transporter 1, with protein sequence MKRKSDRERNVMEEAGEANGLLIEHGDIKGDETNIAILLFLYLLQGIPLGLCSAIPMILQNHGVSYKQQAEFSFVIWPFSLKLLWAPIVDSVFISKFGRRKTWLLPVQYLMGIFMLYLSGHVDRWLGNEEGSQLNIELLTVLFFLLNVLAATQDIVVDGWALTMLKRCNVGYASTCNSVGQTAGFFLGYVLFMAFESADFCNKYLRSVPLEQGMVTLPGFLYFWGCVFVVVTTLIGIFKHENPDNSPKSENMNISTAYHLLWRTVKLPNIKLMVLILLTAKIGFSASDAVTGLKMVEAGIPKEKFALMAVPMIPLQIVLPIFISRYTAGPKPMDIYLKAMPYRLMFGLVAAFLVWITPQFVRHGEVPAYYFVLLVVLYLLHQVCTSCMFVASMAFFARVSDPAVGGTYMTFLNTLCNLGGNWPSTAALYFVDALTFRQCSNDPTNDCSTADEKETCTRTDGVCNMRLDGYYIESFLCVIIGYLWLRWGRRKIQHLQHMPLSSWKVVRQKH